A genomic window from Quercus lobata isolate SW786 chromosome 10, ValleyOak3.0 Primary Assembly, whole genome shotgun sequence includes:
- the LOC115964870 gene encoding mitogen-activated protein kinase kinase kinase 17-like: protein MKRTKEDFSAGGEVSTGYGSPSWCRGQLLGRGGFGSVFIAKLKEPCWRFPSIMAVKSENAASAPSSLMKEELVLQALRGCPNVVQSFGSDITTDCSGDSIYNVFLEFASGGSLFDFIKKTGSGTGLPEVLVRDCTRSILTGLKQVHDHGFVHCDIKPHNVLLVPTVNGYIPKVADFGLAKRHNVRDGSGVKGTHLFFSPEMVVFGIQEAPSDIWALGCTVLMMLTGKPPWAYTSKSELFSRIATETPTIPHHISIAAQNFLSCCFVRHSAKRLTATELLSHFFLLESDECKDVFIQESSEVSNQKYLGVKPQSQHHPSALPSFIPIPSSSSKEEKDIPAAVERTCYKQIHPLAIKGCQPPVTFTVCAN from the coding sequence ATGAAGCGAACCAAAGAGGACTTCAGTGCGGGCGGTGAGGTTTCTACGGGTTATGGATCACCATCTTGGTGCAGAGGTCAATTGCTTGGCCGTGGAGGATTTGGGTCTGTTTTCATTGCGAAATTAAAGGAACCCTGTTGGAGATTTCCTTCAATCATGGCTGTAAAATCAGAAAACGCTGCTTCTGCGCCTTCTTCACTCATGAAGGAAGAACTGGTTCTTCAGGCTTTAAGAGGGTGTCCTAATGTGGTTCAAAGTTTTGGATCAGACATCACAACTGACTGCTCTGGGGATTCCATCTACAACGTTTTTCTTGAGTTTGCTTCGGGAGGAAGCTTGTTTGATTTCATCAAGAAAACTGGTTCTGGTACTGGGTTGCCTGAGGTTCTAGTAAGGGATTGCACTCGGTCTATTCTGACTGGATTGAAGCAAGTGCATGACCATGGATTTGTTCACTGTGATATCAAGCCACACAATGTCCTGTTAGTACCTACAGTAAATGGGTATATTCCTAAAGTTGCAGACTTTGGGTTGGCAAAGAGGCACAATGTGAGAGATGGTAGTGGTGTCAAAGGCACACATTTGTTCTTTTCTCCTGAGATGGTGGTTTTTGGAATTCAGGAAGCACCTTCAGATATTTGGGCACTTGGGTGTACTGTGCTGATGATGTTGACAGGAAAACCACCGTGGGCTTATACATCTAAATCTGAACTTTTTTCTCGGATTGCTACTGAAACACCGACGATTCCACACCATATTTCAATAGCAGCCCAAAACTTCTTGAGTTGCTGCTTTGTGAGGCATTCTGCGAAGAGGTTGACAGCTACTGAGCTATTGAGTCACTTCTTTTTACTAGAATCAGATGAGTGTAAAGATGTATTCATTCAAGAATCATCTGAAGTTTCAAATCAGAAGTATCTTGGAGTAAAGCCTCAATCCCAGCATCATCCTTCAGCTTTGCCGAGTTTTATACCTATTCCTTCTTCATCATCTAAAGAGGAAAAGGACATCCCTGCTGCAGTGGAGAGAACATGTTACAAACAGATCCATCCTTTGGCAATCAAGGGTTGCCAACCTCCCGTCACTTTTACTGTTTGTGCCAATTGA